Proteins co-encoded in one Anabas testudineus chromosome 8, fAnaTes1.2, whole genome shotgun sequence genomic window:
- the LOC113158837 gene encoding uncharacterized protein LOC113158837, which produces MKKKKLRARKPNQKKHKKVSTERTVDRSKGAEFESFLDEMVRWFSDHQQQVDQLFGLGDAHRSGSVDLKGFELGLMNLDVPCQQSQLQTLTQLLKNANNMITYRDLNGQVRRLRSRSSAEVHAQISGEDLIRGRQAAERGEVERFVHLRVALVPFNSTTVAAPGSFEVILSSRTKVFSLIRIIKDRVGIQTSRVEVFRSRMLTEQGCLPPESTLEECGFKGGPEESPAEDTVYYDYSLLFTDCPLLNCDHYFRPKADSAVMRTQYC; this is translated from the exons GTTTCTACAGAACGAACAGTCGACAGGTCCAAAGGCGCAGAGTTTGAGAGTTTCCTGGACGAGATGGTTCGATGGTTCTCCGACCATCAGCAACAGGTTGATCAGCTGTTCGGCCTCGGTGACGCACACAGAAGTGGATCAGTGGACCTGAAGGGTTTCGAGCTGG GTCTTATGAACCTGGACGTCCCCTGTCAGCAGTCTCAGCTCCAGACACTGACTCAGCTGCTGAAGAACGCCAACAACATGATAACTTATCGAGACTTGAACGGACAAGTACGGAGACTGAG aTCGAGGAGCAGCGCAGAGGTCCACGCTCAGATATCAGGAGAGGACTTGATAAGAGGGAGACAAGCAGCTGAGAGGGGAGAGGTGGAAAG ATTCGTTCATCTGAGGGTCGCACTCGTTCCCTTCAACTCCACTACTGTAGCTGCTCCAGGGAGCTTTGAGGTGATTTTGTCAAGCAGGACCAAAGTTTTCAGTCTGATCAGGATTATCAAGGACCGGGTTGGGATCCAGACCTCCAGAGTGGAGGTTTTCCGGAGCAGGATGCTCACAGAGCAGGGCTGCCTGCCCCCGGAGAGCACCCTGGAGGAGTGTGGCTTCAAAGGAGGGCCGGAGGAAAGTCCTGCCGAGGACACTGTGTACTACGACTACAGTTTGCTATTTACAGACTGTCCCCTCCTCAACTGTGATCACTACTTCAGGCCAAAAGCAGACTCTGCTGTCATGAGGACTCAATACTGTTGA